The following proteins are encoded in a genomic region of Dyadobacter sp. UC 10:
- a CDS encoding RNA polymerase sigma factor: MTKAKPPHLLPNLFRTEYRNIVGVLCYSFGIRHVEIAEDIVSDTFLSATEHWSMNGVPENPTGWLYTVAKNKTKNYLKRHALFENKLAAEIRYTAETTEEIEIDLSEKNISDSQLAMIFAVCNPVISTESQISLALNLLCGFGVQEIADAFLTNKTVVYKRLTRAKEKLKEANIRIEQPGLPEISSRLDNVLTTLYLLFSEGYYSQSQNTTLRKDLCAEAMRLGSLLLDNTATNKPAVNALLSLMCFHSSRFDARLNENGDMILYEDQDEALWNWELISLGKDFLIKASTGNEVSKYHLEAGIAFWHTQKEDTGQKWENILQLYNNLLILEYSPIAALNRTFAIAKSRGKKQAIAEAEKLQLTENHFYFSLLGHLYSDFDNEKALLHFETALGMAASESEKSMIRTNILRLKNVD, from the coding sequence ATGACCAAAGCGAAACCACCACACCTCCTTCCCAACTTATTTCGAACGGAGTACCGCAACATTGTTGGGGTACTCTGTTATTCTTTCGGGATCAGGCATGTTGAGATCGCGGAGGATATCGTGAGCGATACTTTTTTGTCGGCTACCGAGCATTGGAGCATGAACGGCGTGCCTGAAAATCCGACGGGCTGGTTATATACAGTGGCTAAGAACAAGACCAAAAATTACCTCAAACGCCACGCCCTTTTTGAGAACAAACTGGCCGCCGAGATCCGGTATACCGCCGAAACCACCGAGGAAATTGAAATCGACCTGTCCGAAAAAAATATTTCGGATAGTCAGCTGGCGATGATATTTGCAGTTTGTAACCCTGTTATTTCGACGGAATCGCAGATTTCACTGGCATTGAACCTCCTTTGCGGGTTTGGCGTGCAGGAAATTGCCGACGCATTCCTGACCAATAAAACGGTCGTATACAAACGGCTTACCCGTGCCAAAGAGAAACTGAAAGAGGCCAATATCCGGATCGAGCAGCCTGGCTTGCCGGAAATAAGCAGCCGGCTGGATAATGTGCTGACTACCTTGTACCTGCTGTTTTCAGAAGGATATTACTCTCAAAGCCAGAACACGACGCTTCGGAAAGACCTTTGTGCCGAGGCAATGCGGCTCGGCTCGCTGCTGCTCGACAATACAGCTACCAACAAGCCGGCCGTGAATGCATTGCTGTCGCTCATGTGTTTTCATTCTTCCCGGTTTGACGCGAGGCTGAATGAAAATGGTGATATGATATTGTATGAAGACCAGGACGAAGCACTCTGGAACTGGGAGTTGATCAGTCTGGGGAAGGACTTTCTGATCAAGGCTTCCACAGGTAATGAAGTTTCAAAATATCACCTGGAAGCGGGGATCGCATTTTGGCATACGCAAAAAGAGGATACAGGTCAGAAATGGGAGAATATCCTGCAACTGTATAACAACCTGCTTATTCTGGAATATTCACCGATCGCTGCTTTGAACCGGACTTTTGCAATTGCCAAATCGCGGGGAAAAAAGCAGGCGATTGCGGAAGCTGAGAAATTGCAGCTCACAGAAAATCATTTCTATTTTTCACTGCTAGGCCATTTGTATTCTGATTTTGACAATGAAAAAGCACTACTGCATTTTGAAACCGCGCTCGGAATGGCCGCTTCTGAATCAGAAAAATCAATGATCCGTACCAATATTTTGAGACTGAAAAATGTTGATTGA